TTCCTCTTTTGGTAGATCAGCAAAGCGGATACCAACCGTTTCTGCCCCCGCTTTTTTAAGCGTTTCCACAATTTGCGATTGTAATTGAAGCTGCTCACCTGTCCCCGTTTTCGCGATAGCTACTTTGACGCTAACATGTTTTTTCTCTTCTTTAATAGCGACTTCAAGTATTCCATTCGTTTCTTTTAACGGTTTATGTAAAAAAGGATCTTTTAATTCACCTAAAAGTTGAATGACATCTTGTTTCGTAAGCACGAAAAACACCCTTTCTCCCTATGTAAACTTTTCTTTCTTTTCATCAGTATATCACATATTGACGATCGCCCAAAAAGAGACGCGCGAATTATTTGAAAAATGTTGCAATACGACAAACAAAAAAGGAGCTATTCTTCCAGCTCCGGCTCATTCGTAAAATAGCGAAGAACCCCTCGATAAATGGCTTCAGCTACTTTATCTTGATAACGATCGTTCATTAAATTCCTCTTTTCTTCTGGATTGGAAAGAAAACCGATTTCTACAAGTGCTCCAGGTTTTTTGGCGTTTTTTATTAAGTAAACGTTATTAATGACTTTTGCTAAGCGATCTGTATTTTCAAGGCTTACCCGCAATTCTTCTTGGATAAACGTAGCAATCCGTCTATTTTCTTTATACCGGGGATAATAAAATGTTTGCGCCCCACTCCACCTTGAGGAAGGAATGGCGTTTAAATGGATACTTAAATATAAAGAGGCATCGGATTCGTTAATTAACTGCAGCCTTTTTTGAAGATCTTCCACCTTTCGTCGACTATACCCTCTTGTCTCCTCATCGGCTAAATCCGTATCTGTTTCTCTTGTTAAAAGCACCAAGGCACCTTGTTCTTGTAAATAATCCCTCAGCTTTAGCGCAACTGATAGCGCAATATCCTTTTCAAGCACCTCTTCATCCCCCGCTCCACCGTCTGGTCCCCCATGTCCAGGATCTAAGTAAATAATTTTTCCTGACAACGGCAAGTTCCATGACTCAAACGATTGCGAATTTAAAAATTGGTACTTTAATAGATACATGAAAAGGAGAATCCCTACGCCAAAGAGGAACCATTTCACTTTTTTATTCATGCGTAATTTCCATCCCTTCCCTTTTCTCTATATCCACTGTATGGGACAAGGGAAGGAAATAGAACTGTAACATCTATTTCAGACGGAGCTTTCTTCTCCGTGTGGCTTTTAAAAAACCTTCCGTCCACCACGAGTCAATGTACTGTTCACAAGCATAGTAGATGGATTCGGAAGCAAGCGATTCATGATCCCGGATACCCCAATAAAGCCAATCATTATACAACGTATCGATGATGTCTTTTAACTCTCTGCGACAGCGATGACGAACTTGTGTGACCGACTCTCCATAATACCCAAAGCGACTATATTTCGCACCAAGTAAATACGCTTCAATGGCCATATCATAACATCCTTCTTCGAGCTGTGGAGCTAAACGCCGTCCACATTCGAAATAAAATGGTCGAAAATATTTCTGCATACGATCCCGTAGCATGGAAATAGACAATTCTCTTAAAATCATCCGTTCATGGTGTAATTCTTTTTCTCTTTTTTTATAAGAAAACGTCTTAATCACTGCCATTTGTATTCACTCTCCTTACCACGTATTGTTTGCTCTGTAAGGAAAGTGATACAAAGAAAAAAATCACAATTTTTGGGCACAAAAAAACCTCCATCCGAAACGGATAGAGGTTTTGCATCCAAAACAAATTAGCGTTTGGAGAATTGTGGTGCACGACGAGCGCCTTTAAGACCGTATTTCTTACGCTCTTTCATACGTGCGTCACGAGTTAATAATCCAGCACGTTTTAGTGGTTGACGATATTCAGGATCTGCTTGAAGTAACGCACGAGCGATACCGTGACGGATCGCACCTGCTTGACCAGAATAACCGCCACCTTTAACGTTTACAAGTACATCGTAGTTGCCAAGAGTTTCAGTAATTACAAGTGGTTGCTTAATTACTTCACGTAATGCTTCGAATGGAATGTAGTTTTCTACGTCACGACCATTGATTACGATACGACCGTCGCCTGGTACTAAACGAACACGTGCTACAGAGCTTTTGCGACGACCAGTT
This Bacillus sp. (in: firmicutes) DNA region includes the following protein-coding sequences:
- a CDS encoding DUF2521 family protein, whose amino-acid sequence is MAVIKTFSYKKREKELHHERMILRELSISMLRDRMQKYFRPFYFECGRRLAPQLEEGCYDMAIEAYLLGAKYSRFGYYGESVTQVRHRCRRELKDIIDTLYNDWLYWGIRDHESLASESIYYACEQYIDSWWTEGFLKATRRRKLRLK
- the cwlD gene encoding N-acetylmuramoyl-L-alanine amidase CwlD yields the protein MNKKVKWFLFGVGILLFMYLLKYQFLNSQSFESWNLPLSGKIIYLDPGHGGPDGGAGDEEVLEKDIALSVALKLRDYLQEQGALVLLTRETDTDLADEETRGYSRRKVEDLQKRLQLINESDASLYLSIHLNAIPSSRWSGAQTFYYPRYKENRRIATFIQEELRVSLENTDRLAKVINNVYLIKNAKKPGALVEIGFLSNPEEKRNLMNDRYQDKVAEAIYRGVLRYFTNEPELEE
- the rpsI gene encoding 30S ribosomal protein S9, encoding MAQVQYYGTGRRKSSVARVRLVPGDGRIVINGRDVENYIPFEALREVIKQPLVITETLGNYDVLVNVKGGGYSGQAGAIRHGIARALLQADPEYRQPLKRAGLLTRDARMKERKKYGLKGARRAPQFSKR